A window of the Desulfobacula toluolica Tol2 genome harbors these coding sequences:
- a CDS encoding Tn3 family transposase produces MIPQSVWKVRKKELLQRAGLEGFESFQELEPELKKALKAQYRTTNKNIDSGKNPYAKVDDKGKLKVSTPKVEKDVSYTVTDLFPKNRFISLFEVLTTVNRLSNFSDCFEHWQIKHNREKPEEKTFFAGVMGYGCNLGIRKIARISRNINQNELENTVNWYFTNENLIQANDRILKLSERLQLLSLFKKESAKTGSTPFFWRFLARNGYCLNILDLPSIF; encoded by the coding sequence TTGATTCCGCAGAGTGTCTGGAAAGTAAGAAAAAAAGAGCTGCTTCAGCGAGCAGGACTTGAGGGCTTTGAAAGTTTCCAGGAACTGGAACCTGAATTGAAAAAAGCGCTTAAAGCCCAGTACCGGACAACCAATAAAAACATCGATTCCGGAAAAAACCCATACGCAAAAGTTGACGACAAGGGAAAGCTGAAGGTTTCAACACCGAAGGTGGAAAAAGATGTGTCATATACGGTAACCGATCTGTTTCCCAAAAACCGGTTTATTTCCCTTTTTGAAGTACTGACGACGGTCAACCGGCTCTCGAACTTTTCGGACTGTTTCGAGCACTGGCAAATCAAGCATAACCGGGAAAAGCCCGAAGAAAAGACCTTCTTTGCAGGCGTTATGGGTTACGGCTGTAATCTCGGTATCCGCAAAATTGCCAGAATTTCCCGCAACATCAATCAGAACGAACTCGAGAATACCGTGAACTGGTATTTCACCAACGAAAATCTGATTCAGGCAAACGATCGAATACTGAAACTAAGTGAGAGACTTCAACTCCTGAGCCTTTTTAAAAAAGAAAGTGCCAAAACCGGGTCAACCCCTTTTTTCTGGAGATTTTTAGCTCGTAATGGTTATTGCCTTAATATACTTGACTTGCCTTCAATTTTTTAA
- the idi gene encoding isopentenyl-diphosphate Delta-isomerase, which yields METVQEFVVLVDEQDRQIGIQAKQDVHSHNTPLHRAFSLFLFNPENRLLLQQRARIKKTWPLVWSNSCCGHPEPGESYEHAVIRRARFELGINVQKLHKISDYRYCFSKNGIVENEICPIFSGYYDGDVQPNQEEVESVKWIDWEAWVDETRRFPHRYSPWCIEETGIMASMDSFWSLGKIKQIGENPHRSRQCQRMLGAFYFL from the coding sequence ATGGAAACCGTTCAGGAATTTGTCGTTCTGGTCGATGAACAGGACCGGCAGATCGGCATCCAGGCCAAACAGGATGTCCATTCCCACAACACCCCCCTGCACAGGGCATTTTCACTGTTTTTGTTCAATCCGGAGAATCGCCTTCTTTTACAACAGCGGGCCCGCATTAAAAAAACCTGGCCTCTGGTGTGGTCCAACTCCTGCTGCGGACATCCCGAACCTGGAGAGTCTTATGAGCATGCAGTAATCAGAAGGGCACGTTTTGAACTTGGGATAAATGTGCAAAAACTGCACAAAATCAGCGACTACCGATATTGTTTTTCAAAAAACGGCATTGTTGAAAATGAAATCTGCCCCATTTTCAGCGGATATTATGACGGCGACGTTCAGCCTAACCAGGAGGAAGTGGAATCCGTAAAATGGATCGACTGGGAAGCATGGGTTGATGAAACAAGGCGCTTTCCCCACCGGTATTCTCCCTGGTGTATTGAAGAAACCGGCATCATGGCTTCAATGGATTCTTTTTGGTCGTTGGGTAAAATTAAACAAATAGGGGAAAATCCCCATAGAAGTCGGCAATGTCAACGAATGTTGGGTGCATTTTACTTTCTTTAG
- a CDS encoding UbiX family flavin prenyltransferase, whose protein sequence is MKKRIVIGLAGASGIIYGVKMLEYLREMDYETHLIISEAGKLNIRIETDYKPEDVAAMADFTYDHKNVAAAPASGSFLTEGMVVVPCTVKTLSGIANSYTENLLVRAADVSLKEKRKLVLVVRETPLHKGHLRLMSQAADVGAHILPPVPSFYHMPKTIDDIIDQTIGKVFDYMGIQHNLFKRWGENSSRGKIPSRHPQKPVVIGV, encoded by the coding sequence ATGAAAAAAAGAATTGTTATAGGTCTTGCAGGGGCAAGTGGTATTATTTATGGTGTAAAAATGCTTGAATATCTGAGAGAAATGGATTACGAAACTCATCTGATCATTTCTGAAGCTGGAAAACTCAATATCCGGATTGAAACAGATTACAAACCCGAAGATGTAGCAGCCATGGCAGATTTTACATATGACCACAAGAATGTAGCTGCTGCACCAGCGAGCGGTTCTTTTTTGACCGAAGGCATGGTGGTGGTGCCTTGCACGGTAAAAACGCTCTCCGGAATTGCCAATTCCTATACTGAAAATCTTCTGGTTAGAGCAGCGGATGTTTCTCTTAAAGAAAAGCGGAAACTTGTTTTGGTGGTTCGAGAAACTCCACTACATAAGGGGCATTTGAGATTGATGAGCCAAGCGGCTGATGTAGGTGCCCACATTCTTCCCCCTGTCCCATCATTTTATCACATGCCCAAAACTATTGATGATATCATTGATCAAACCATTGGAAAGGTTTTTGATTACATGGGCATCCAACATAATCTTTTCAAACGCTGGGGAGAAAACAGCAGCCGGGGTAAAATTCCCAGTCGCCATCCTCAAAAACCGGTTGTTATAGGAGTCTGA
- a CDS encoding universal stress protein: MASKVKKMIFATDLSMGARYAFKHAVDIAVHLNAVITVLHVIENIPNELEFVDLIGEKKWKELRKKRYQDARDVLIDKKTERRLIEKTLKQLCTNMQNESAMPSELVEIEVKYGDTAKLIIDQVENGNCDMIVLAYHYRNLIKEVLPGQVTRKVLKHAKIPILLIPISHAG, encoded by the coding sequence ATGGCTTCAAAAGTTAAAAAAATGATTTTTGCAACGGATCTATCGATGGGAGCACGTTACGCTTTCAAACATGCAGTGGACATTGCCGTTCATCTGAATGCCGTAATCACCGTTCTGCATGTTATTGAGAATATTCCGAACGAATTAGAATTTGTAGATCTTATTGGTGAAAAAAAATGGAAAGAATTAAGGAAAAAGCGCTACCAGGATGCTAGAGATGTTTTAATTGACAAAAAAACAGAAAGAAGATTAATTGAAAAAACCTTAAAACAATTGTGTACCAACATGCAGAACGAATCCGCTATGCCCTCGGAACTAGTTGAAATTGAAGTGAAGTATGGCGATACAGCGAAGCTAATTATCGATCAAGTGGAAAATGGTAATTGTGATATGATAGTTCTGGCTTATCATTATCGAAATTTAATCAAAGAAGTTTTACCTGGTCAAGTTACAAGGAAAGTGTTGAAACATGCTAAAATACCAATTTTACTAATACCTATTTCTCATGCTGGATAA
- a CDS encoding YbhB/YbcL family Raf kinase inhibitor-like protein, giving the protein MFTLKSKVFRDSGKIPEKYAEKNSISPPVYWENIPQGTKSFALAVTDPDLPQEIGFPRVFAHWLIYNIPSSISGLLEGTSPDGELPDGSKELNSDFFTFNIPGYNKGYGGPWPPDSAHRYVFTLYALKEEKIDIPESGDYFDFVNAVLPNTITTAVLIGYYGPAVNPLPKE; this is encoded by the coding sequence ATGTTTACATTAAAATCTAAAGTATTTAGGGACAGTGGTAAAATTCCAGAAAAATATGCTGAAAAGAACAGTATTTCCCCGCCAGTATATTGGGAAAACATCCCACAGGGAACTAAAAGTTTTGCTTTGGCGGTCACTGATCCTGATCTACCACAAGAGATTGGATTTCCAAGAGTTTTTGCCCATTGGCTTATTTATAATATTCCTTCTTCCATTAGCGGATTGCTTGAAGGTACTAGTCCAGATGGAGAATTGCCTGACGGGTCAAAAGAATTGAATAGCGATTTTTTTACCTTTAATATACCAGGATATAATAAGGGATACGGCGGGCCATGGCCACCGGATTCCGCTCATAGATATGTGTTTACGCTTTATGCGCTAAAAGAGGAAAAGATCGATATACCAGAATCGGGAGATTATTTTGATTTTGTAAATGCTGTCCTGCCAAATACAATAACAACTGCCGTTTTGATAGGATACTATGGACCTGCAGTGAATCCGCTGCCAAAAGAATAA
- a CDS encoding TRAP transporter permease, which translates to MNNGIKKFANIIAIFTAIYHIYIGFFGIEKPLAYYSVTVSLFLCLTFLYFPLNSKEKYIGIFDIIPSVLSLLIGVYLCINYDEISIRPTMIGEVSTIEFILGIFAILLVLEATRRTIGMSLVWIAVISLIYCYVGKYIPGMFGHSGFTIKDIVESMYLTLDGIYGKPIAVVATLVIQFILFGAFLESSGAATFFVDISMSLVGRMKGAAGHIGTVAAALFGMMIGSPTATTVAVGSFSIPMMKKTGFSSTFSGAITAVSSTGSALVPPVMGTAVFLMAEITGIPYADICVAAIFPAVLYFLSCTLMIYFEASKKGIEGYKKENLPSFFKTLPISTQYIIPIALLIILLMRGFPPAYAAIVASFFIYLASFLRKKTRITFSKLCDTMVATSKTSIAVMTSCASAGIVVGAIMLTGLGGKFASIVIALSQQNLILALILTMTAALILGMGMPLPVVYILVAVLCGPAIVSLGIPIIAAHLFLVYFACISALTPPVAVASYAASAISGGNPLKTGFAGFKYAIAGFIIPYVMVYNQSILLIGSFKAVLFAVISATIGIFALSAAISKWVFTRLTLVEQLFLFLTGILLIFPGWLTDTIGIGILIPILFINYYKNKTKSISKHIPENV; encoded by the coding sequence ATGAACAATGGAATAAAGAAATTTGCAAATATTATCGCAATATTCACCGCAATATATCACATATATATTGGATTTTTCGGGATAGAAAAGCCTTTGGCTTATTATTCAGTAACAGTTTCTTTATTCCTCTGCCTCACGTTTTTGTATTTTCCATTAAATAGCAAGGAAAAATATATTGGAATCTTCGATATAATTCCATCGGTTCTATCCTTATTGATTGGAGTTTATCTTTGCATTAACTATGATGAAATATCGATTCGTCCTACAATGATAGGAGAAGTTTCAACGATTGAATTTATTCTAGGAATTTTTGCAATTCTACTGGTGCTTGAAGCAACAAGAAGAACCATAGGAATGTCACTCGTATGGATTGCAGTAATTTCTCTTATCTACTGTTATGTAGGGAAATATATCCCGGGCATGTTCGGCCATAGCGGATTCACGATCAAAGATATTGTTGAATCAATGTATCTCACCCTTGATGGAATTTATGGTAAGCCAATAGCCGTAGTGGCAACCCTAGTGATTCAATTTATACTTTTTGGAGCCTTTCTTGAGAGTTCGGGAGCAGCAACTTTTTTCGTAGACATTTCAATGTCTTTAGTTGGACGAATGAAAGGAGCCGCAGGCCATATAGGTACCGTTGCTGCGGCGTTGTTTGGAATGATGATTGGCAGCCCCACAGCAACTACGGTTGCTGTGGGTTCCTTTAGTATTCCCATGATGAAAAAGACAGGTTTCAGTTCAACTTTTTCAGGAGCGATTACTGCCGTTTCCAGTACAGGATCTGCGCTAGTGCCACCTGTTATGGGTACAGCCGTGTTTCTTATGGCAGAAATAACAGGGATTCCATATGCAGATATTTGTGTCGCGGCCATTTTCCCAGCAGTCCTATACTTCTTGTCCTGTACTTTGATGATTTATTTTGAAGCAAGCAAAAAAGGCATTGAAGGGTATAAAAAGGAAAATCTGCCAAGCTTCTTTAAAACGCTTCCTATCAGTACACAATATATAATACCCATTGCTTTGTTGATCATTTTATTAATGCGAGGCTTTCCACCTGCATATGCGGCAATCGTGGCATCTTTTTTTATATATCTGGCAAGTTTCTTACGAAAGAAAACACGAATAACTTTTTCCAAACTTTGTGACACAATGGTCGCAACTTCAAAAACTTCGATTGCTGTTATGACATCTTGTGCATCTGCTGGCATCGTCGTCGGCGCAATAATGTTAACAGGGTTGGGTGGCAAATTTGCCAGTATCGTTATTGCATTATCTCAGCAGAATTTAATATTAGCTCTCATTTTGACAATGACGGCCGCTCTAATTCTTGGTATGGGTATGCCCTTGCCAGTGGTTTATATTCTAGTTGCTGTTTTGTGCGGTCCAGCAATAGTCTCTCTTGGTATTCCTATTATTGCAGCACATCTGTTTCTCGTGTATTTCGCATGCATCTCTGCACTCACACCACCAGTAGCTGTCGCGTCCTATGCAGCATCTGCAATATCAGGAGGCAATCCTCTGAAAACTGGATTTGCGGGATTTAAATATGCTATCGCAGGATTTATCATACCGTATGTAATGGTTTATAATCAGTCCATACTTTTGATAGGGAGTTTTAAAGCCGTATTATTTGCAGTAATTTCTGCTACCATAGGTATTTTTGCGCTTTCTGCAGCAATATCAAAGTGGGTATTTACAAGATTGACGCTCGTAGAGCAGCTATTTCTTTTTTTAACTGGGATTTTGCTTATTTTTCCGGGTTGGTTAACGGATACTATAGGAATTGGCATATTGATTCCGATATTATTTATTAATTATTATAAAAATAAAACAAAATCTATATCCAAACATATTCCTGAAAATGTCTAA
- a CDS encoding TAXI family TRAP transporter solute-binding subunit, with protein MKVNLLKHFFKSSSFLLFMFFMTCCVTIQSTYVFANENPIKLSISGGTAGGAWSAVTEGIAEVLRKKLPAGSTVSTTTGTDATNPLRINKGVSDFAIGVSSTVLSASKGEKPFKKICPNIRAITSLFDEPFQFVILKKTGITSFEDIKVKHFPLKHSPNKNGSFMEILCEAMFKLYGYDYQEIRKWKGNIYYNSYSQSINLLRGGTLYSLSGCSPVPTTKFMELSSTHDITILPLSDEIINSLNNKYRTTKTIIPSSAYKFLDTDIKTVASRNIFMCRADLDESVVYNIVKAIHENINYLETVHIAMKDLNPKFMSDTGGVQLHPGAKKYYREIGAID; from the coding sequence ATGAAAGTCAATCTTTTGAAACATTTTTTTAAATCATCGAGTTTCCTTTTATTTATGTTTTTCATGACATGTTGTGTTACAATTCAATCTACTTATGTTTTCGCAAATGAAAATCCAATAAAATTATCCATCAGTGGGGGAACTGCTGGAGGAGCATGGTCAGCTGTAACAGAAGGTATTGCGGAAGTTCTAAGAAAAAAATTGCCGGCGGGCTCTACAGTTTCTACAACGACCGGTACGGATGCAACAAATCCCTTACGAATAAATAAAGGGGTTTCTGATTTTGCCATCGGAGTATCATCCACTGTCCTGAGTGCTTCTAAAGGTGAAAAGCCTTTTAAAAAAATATGCCCCAACATTAGAGCAATCACCAGCCTCTTCGATGAGCCCTTTCAATTTGTTATTCTTAAAAAAACAGGGATAACAAGCTTTGAAGATATCAAGGTAAAACATTTTCCTCTTAAACATTCTCCAAATAAAAATGGGTCGTTTATGGAAATTTTATGCGAGGCTATGTTCAAACTTTACGGTTATGATTATCAAGAAATCAGGAAGTGGAAAGGCAATATTTATTATAACAGCTACAGTCAATCAATAAATTTGTTAAGAGGAGGCACACTATACTCTTTAAGTGGTTGCAGTCCTGTTCCTACCACAAAATTTATGGAACTATCTAGTACTCATGACATAACCATACTTCCTCTGAGTGACGAGATAATTAATTCATTAAACAACAAATATCGCACTACAAAAACAATTATTCCATCGAGCGCCTATAAATTTCTTGATACGGATATAAAGACGGTTGCTTCAAGAAATATTTTCATGTGCAGAGCCGATCTCGATGAATCAGTTGTCTACAATATTGTTAAGGCGATCCATGAAAATATTAATTATTTGGAAACTGTTCATATCGCAATGAAGGATTTAAATCCGAAATTTATGTCAGATACAGGAGGCGTTCAACTACACCCTGGTGCAAAAAAATATTACAGGGAAATAGGAGCGATAGATTAA
- a CDS encoding class I adenylate-forming enzyme family protein: protein MSEEIPKKMKLNEPEPKYESWHSIIENNAKNLGHKIFIESLDQNKKISFHKMNEYCNKVANFLKSQKLLKSDKVALIGKNSIENMIIYFGVLKYGAILLPIFSEESQDNLHRILRLAQIKLVLYDSDLNLDKKNGPPVQWISFSEFFENDSAECEFSEHLKDQSVTFNDHLGDRNDIAEIVYTSGTTELPKGIFISRDVLFYMVEEISKRTGITEKDCVLEYRAYNWLSSQLLTILTSMMKGNSLFFGKKFSLSNFPNWLKENNITVSSGVPAVLSMMVNKPVSLCKEDVPNLRFITSSSAPLPMETQLKFEEMYGIPIVQGMGMSEAGWMLFNPPERKKRGSVGLPLKYKEVFFVKNNGLRCEPGEIGEMRIKGKTMGLSYLNGDGSIEEFSKEGFATGDLGFMDEEGYIYIKGRKKELIIRGGINISPLEITACLLTHPEISEAATIGIPDKIYGEEVFSFVVLKNGSKADEADIIAYCKTTLPDFKIPKNILFIPEIPKTQRGKIAKKDLLKLFEEYMN from the coding sequence ATGAGTGAGGAGATTCCTAAAAAAATGAAATTAAACGAGCCTGAGCCTAAATATGAAAGCTGGCACAGTATAATTGAAAATAACGCCAAGAATTTAGGTCACAAAATTTTTATCGAAAGTTTAGATCAAAATAAGAAAATAAGCTTTCATAAAATGAATGAATATTGCAACAAAGTAGCCAATTTTTTAAAAAGCCAAAAATTGTTGAAAAGCGATAAAGTCGCGTTGATCGGTAAAAACTCGATAGAAAATATGATTATCTATTTTGGCGTATTAAAATATGGAGCTATCCTCCTTCCCATTTTTTCAGAAGAGAGCCAAGATAATCTCCACCGAATTTTACGCCTCGCACAGATAAAGCTCGTTCTTTACGATAGTGACTTGAATCTTGATAAGAAAAACGGCCCCCCCGTACAATGGATTTCTTTTTCTGAATTTTTCGAAAATGATTCTGCAGAATGCGAGTTTTCTGAGCATTTAAAAGACCAATCCGTTACATTTAACGATCATCTCGGAGATAGAAATGATATTGCTGAGATTGTATACACTTCAGGCACCACAGAACTGCCTAAAGGCATTTTTATTTCTCGGGATGTATTGTTTTACATGGTGGAAGAAATATCGAAAAGAACAGGAATTACTGAAAAAGATTGTGTTTTAGAATACAGGGCATACAATTGGCTTTCTTCACAGCTCCTGACCATTCTTACAAGTATGATGAAGGGCAATTCCCTATTTTTCGGGAAGAAATTCTCACTGAGCAATTTTCCGAATTGGCTGAAAGAAAACAACATCACCGTTTCATCGGGCGTGCCAGCAGTTTTGAGTATGATGGTAAACAAGCCAGTGTCTTTGTGCAAGGAGGATGTGCCTAATTTGCGATTCATCACATCCAGTTCTGCCCCGCTGCCTATGGAAACGCAGCTCAAGTTTGAAGAAATGTACGGGATCCCCATAGTGCAGGGAATGGGCATGAGTGAAGCAGGATGGATGCTTTTTAATCCTCCAGAGAGAAAGAAAAGAGGCTCCGTCGGTTTGCCTCTCAAATACAAAGAAGTCTTCTTTGTAAAGAACAATGGCCTCAGGTGCGAACCAGGTGAAATTGGTGAAATGAGGATAAAAGGAAAGACGATGGGCTTAAGCTATCTTAATGGAGATGGCAGCATTGAAGAATTTTCTAAAGAAGGTTTTGCTACTGGAGATCTTGGTTTCATGGATGAGGAAGGTTATATTTATATCAAGGGACGAAAAAAAGAACTGATTATACGAGGTGGTATAAATATATCTCCTTTGGAAATCACTGCCTGCCTACTGACTCATCCGGAAATAAGTGAAGCAGCAACCATCGGAATCCCGGATAAAATCTATGGTGAAGAGGTTTTTTCCTTTGTGGTTCTCAAAAACGGTTCAAAGGCAGACGAAGCTGATATTATCGCTTACTGTAAAACAACATTACCCGACTTTAAAATTCCGAAAAACATACTATTTATCCCTGAAATTCCAAAAACGCAAAGAGGAAAAATAGCAAAAAAGGATCTTCTGAAATTATTTGAGGAATATATGAATTGA
- a CDS encoding UbiD family decarboxylase produces MLKTNNNQSKDLRGALEWLKSEGLLLETDVEVNPDLEITALEKHLDGSLPMLFNNVKNYPHLRAVTNLFGNTSVMNKMFGWENDTERTKDISYALTHPLPPIEIDQDEAPVQEFVITDDLDVNKWLLAIKHTPLEDEFTIGSGQSVVVGKYFKEGSHVGYNRMSFRWGNVGTFQAAPGSHMWQLQVEHYNKPEGIPITMCFGIPPAANLMAGSGFDYVILPKGCDELGIAGALQGEPLRIVKCRTVDAYALADAEVVLEGYLKPKDRRWETTEAEKQGLQGKAWFHPEWAGYQGKAYKTSTFHVTAITMRKPESKPIIFPLGVHTMDDSNIDTTVREAAIYELCERLQPGIVQDVSIPYCFTDWGGCVIQVKKRSIIEEGWQRNFLTAIMSCNQGMRIAIAIDTDVDINSMEDIMWAVTTRVNPKTDIISPVPGGIGQTFMPAERMTAGEKDWTASNTRFEGGMAIDATIPFGYEEDFHRPTYAVDKVLIKNFFSDEQIKKGESFMSGWVKILSKTGQ; encoded by the coding sequence ATGCTAAAAACAAACAATAATCAAAGTAAAGATCTGCGTGGAGCACTTGAATGGTTGAAATCCGAAGGGCTTTTGTTGGAAACTGATGTAGAAGTGAACCCGGATTTAGAAATTACCGCTCTGGAAAAGCATCTCGACGGAAGTCTGCCAATGCTTTTCAATAATGTTAAGAATTATCCCCATCTTAGAGCGGTTACAAATCTTTTCGGAAATACATCCGTTATGAATAAAATGTTTGGGTGGGAGAACGATACTGAGAGGACAAAAGATATTTCATATGCTCTTACCCATCCATTGCCTCCAATCGAAATCGATCAGGATGAGGCACCGGTACAAGAATTCGTCATAACAGATGATTTGGATGTTAACAAATGGTTGTTAGCGATAAAGCATACCCCTTTGGAAGATGAGTTTACTATTGGCAGCGGACAAAGCGTGGTCGTTGGGAAATATTTTAAGGAAGGATCCCATGTGGGGTATAATCGAATGAGTTTTCGATGGGGAAATGTGGGGACTTTTCAGGCAGCTCCAGGCTCTCATATGTGGCAATTGCAGGTTGAACACTATAATAAACCGGAAGGGATACCTATTACCATGTGCTTTGGAATCCCACCGGCAGCCAATTTAATGGCAGGCTCAGGGTTTGATTATGTCATTCTCCCAAAAGGATGTGACGAATTGGGGATTGCAGGTGCACTTCAAGGAGAACCACTTAGAATCGTCAAATGTCGTACTGTTGATGCCTATGCGCTTGCAGATGCCGAAGTGGTCCTTGAAGGTTATTTAAAACCAAAAGACCGGCGTTGGGAAACAACCGAGGCAGAGAAACAGGGCCTTCAAGGAAAGGCATGGTTTCACCCAGAGTGGGCAGGATACCAAGGGAAGGCTTACAAAACATCAACGTTTCATGTCACGGCAATAACTATGCGAAAACCAGAATCGAAACCAATCATATTCCCCCTTGGTGTTCATACTATGGATGACAGCAATATTGATACGACGGTCAGAGAGGCTGCAATCTATGAACTTTGTGAACGGCTTCAACCTGGTATAGTTCAGGATGTTAGCATACCTTATTGTTTTACCGACTGGGGAGGATGCGTCATTCAAGTTAAGAAACGAAGTATTATAGAAGAAGGCTGGCAGAGAAATTTTCTTACTGCCATTATGAGTTGCAATCAAGGAATGCGAATAGCCATTGCCATTGATACGGACGTGGATATTAATAGCATGGAGGATATTATGTGGGCAGTCACAACTAGAGTAAATCCGAAGACTGATATTATTAGTCCTGTACCCGGTGGTATTGGCCAAACCTTTATGCCTGCTGAACGAATGACTGCCGGGGAAAAAGACTGGACAGCATCCAACACTCGTTTTGAGGGTGGAATGGCTATTGATGCGACGATTCCATTCGGATATGAAGAGGATTTCCATCGTCCGACTTATGCAGTAGATAAAGTTTTAATAAAAAATTTCTTTAGTGATGAACAAATCAAAAAAGGTGAATCCTTTATGAGCGGATGGGTAAAAATTCTTTCTAAAACAGGACAATAG
- a CDS encoding transposase yields MQVNIKNLIDDTQCYDTVRELRWPEGRACPFCESRRVIRRGFDEKESARQRYECKKCGKRFDDLTGTIFSGHHQPLKVWILCLYFMGLNLSNDQIAKELGLNRSDAHQMTSQLRDGVVKKNQK; encoded by the coding sequence ATGCAGGTAAACATAAAGAATTTGATTGATGACACACAATGTTATGACACTGTAAGAGAGTTGCGCTGGCCAGAAGGAAGAGCGTGTCCGTTTTGTGAATCCCGGCGAGTTATCAGAAGAGGTTTCGATGAAAAAGAGTCTGCCAGGCAGCGCTATGAGTGTAAAAAATGCGGAAAACGCTTTGACGACCTTACCGGCACGATCTTTTCCGGGCATCATCAACCCCTTAAAGTCTGGATTTTGTGCCTCTACTTCATGGGATTGAACCTGTCCAATGACCAAATTGCAAAAGAATTGGGGCTTAACCGCAGCGACGCCCATCAAATGACCAGCCAGCTTCGTGACGGGGTTGTCAAAAAAAACCAAAAATAA
- a CDS encoding IS1595 family transposase encodes MAGHKGNPEAVARKGRKGRRNRLKGAPGRGTQEKEKPPVFGMIQRCRDVVIQMLADVRQKTIEPLIKATVLSGTLVYTDEYAIYNRLNDWGYEHESVNHGKGEYARDDDGDGFHEVHVNTMEGFWSLLRSWLRPHRGISQEKLPLYYLGFFEFIHNARKRGKALLHSLIELLIE; translated from the coding sequence GTGGCAGGACATAAAGGCAATCCTGAAGCCGTAGCCCGGAAAGGTAGAAAGGGCCGAAGAAACAGGTTGAAGGGAGCACCTGGCCGGGGCACACAGGAAAAAGAGAAGCCACCGGTTTTCGGGATGATTCAACGATGTAGAGATGTGGTAATCCAAATGCTTGCCGATGTCCGTCAGAAAACCATTGAGCCTCTGATAAAAGCTACTGTATTGTCGGGGACTTTAGTTTATACCGATGAATATGCAATCTATAATCGGCTGAATGATTGGGGATACGAGCACGAGAGTGTGAACCATGGGAAAGGGGAGTATGCAAGGGATGACGATGGGGATGGATTCCATGAAGTCCATGTCAACACGATGGAAGGCTTCTGGTCTCTTTTGCGAAGCTGGCTTCGACCGCATCGGGGTATCTCACAGGAAAAACTCCCTTTATATTATCTTGGTTTTTTTGAATTTATTCATAATGCCAGGAAGCGCGGCAAAGCCTTGCTTCACTCTCTGATTGAACTGCTCATTGAATAA
- a CDS encoding IS3 family transposase has protein sequence MKRKNYSKELKSKVALAAIKGNQTVNEIASEFGIHASLVNRWKKEAIEALPLVFGNSKAKQTKEAEIERDRLYQKVGKLQVELDWLKKNTGHL, from the coding sequence TTGAAACGGAAAAACTATAGTAAAGAATTAAAAAGCAAGGTCGCATTGGCAGCCATAAAAGGAAATCAAACTGTCAATGAGATAGCCTCTGAGTTCGGCATTCATGCCAGTCTTGTAAATCGGTGGAAAAAGGAAGCCATAGAAGCCCTGCCATTGGTTTTTGGCAATAGCAAGGCAAAACAAACCAAAGAAGCCGAAATTGAGCGAGACCGTCTTTATCAAAAGGTTGGTAAACTCCAGGTTGAACTGGATTGGTTAAAAAAAAACACCGGACACCTTTAA
- a CDS encoding IS3 family transposase, which yields MKLIDIEYTEHPFYGTRQMRNVLRRKGYKINRKRVQRLMRKMGIQSIAPKPNTSKAHPQNKVYPYLLRNFDVTRSNQVWSTNITYIPLSGGSIYHHTASQDDADYAQNALI from the coding sequence ATGAAACTCATTGACATTGAATATACTGAACATCCGTTCTATGGTACCCGCCAAATGCGCAATGTTCTGAGACGCAAAGGATATAAGATTAACCGAAAACGGGTTCAGCGATTGATGCGGAAAATGGGAATTCAATCCATTGCACCGAAGCCGAATACCAGTAAGGCTCATCCCCAAAATAAAGTGTATCCATATCTTTTGAGAAATTTTGATGTAACCAGATCAAATCAGGTGTGGTCTACGAATATAACCTATATCCCACTTTCTGGTGGTTCCATTTATCATCACACCGCTTCTCAAGATGATGCCGATTATGCGCAGAATGCGCTTATCTGA